A region of Neovison vison isolate M4711 chromosome 7, ASM_NN_V1, whole genome shotgun sequence DNA encodes the following proteins:
- the FXYD1 gene encoding phospholemman, which translates to MEPLYHILVLCVGFLTKASAEAPQEHDPFTYDYQTLRIGGLIIAGILFILGILIVLSRRCRCKFNQQQRTGEPDEEEGTFRSSIRRLSTRRR; encoded by the exons ATGGAGCCTCTCTACCACATCTTGGTTCTCTGTGTGGGTTTTCTCACCAAGGCCAGCGCAG aagCTCCACAGGAACACGACCCATTCACCTATG ACTATCAGACCCTGCGGATCGGAGGACTCATCATCGCCGGGATCCTTTTCATCCTGGGTATCCTCATCGTCCTGA GCAGAAGGTGCCGGTGCAAATTCAACCAGCAGCAGAG AACTGGGGAACCTGATGAAGAGGAGGGAACTTTCCGCAGCTCTATCCGCC GTCTGTCCACACGCAGGCGGTAG
- the FXYD7 gene encoding FXYD domain-containing ion transport regulator 7 isoform X1, whose product MATPTQAPTKVPQEPDPFYYDYDTVQTVGMTLATILFLLGILIIISKKVKCRKADSRSESPTCKSCKSELPSSAPGGGGV is encoded by the exons ATGGCGACCCCGACCCAGGCCCCCACAAAGG TTCCTCAGGAACCTGATCCATTTTACTATG ACTATGACACTGTGCAGACGGTGGGCATGACTCTGGCCACCATATTGTTCCTGCTGGGCATCCTCATCATTATCA GCAAGAAGGTCAAGTGCAGGAAGGCGGACTCCAGGTCTGAGAG CCCAACGTGCAAATCCTGTAAGTCGGAGCTGCCCTCCTCAg
- the FXYD7 gene encoding FXYD domain-containing ion transport regulator 7 isoform X2, translating to MATPTQAPTKVPQEPDPFYYDYDTVQTVGMTLATILFLLGILIIISKKVKCRKADSSPTCKSCKSELPSSAPGGGGV from the exons ATGGCGACCCCGACCCAGGCCCCCACAAAGG TTCCTCAGGAACCTGATCCATTTTACTATG ACTATGACACTGTGCAGACGGTGGGCATGACTCTGGCCACCATATTGTTCCTGCTGGGCATCCTCATCATTATCA GCAAGAAGGTCAAGTGCAGGAAGGCGGACTCCAG CCCAACGTGCAAATCCTGTAAGTCGGAGCTGCCCTCCTCAg